Proteins found in one Lutimonas zeaxanthinifaciens genomic segment:
- a CDS encoding DUF6090 family protein has protein sequence MIPFFRKIRKKLSADNQFLKYSRYAIGEIVLVVVGILIALQINNLNEDRKEKIQENKILANLKDEFQENYQNLKYKDSILKITIKNLETVFDELHEKEKSYRDEELDNILSLALGSPTWVPSEFILNDLKSSGNLTKLQNDRLKKLLYEWSRFFSELDETQKMIEDSNTQLINYIKNNGSLRNIDINNASFNYEKSQLIKTNDHLLLDPIFENYVDDKLYVLNEALKQFKQAEELILEILDATASESE, from the coding sequence ATGATCCCTTTCTTTCGAAAAATACGTAAAAAACTATCTGCCGATAATCAGTTCCTCAAATACTCAAGATATGCCATTGGGGAGATTGTCTTGGTCGTTGTTGGAATATTGATAGCCCTTCAGATAAATAATTTGAACGAAGATAGAAAGGAAAAAATTCAGGAAAACAAGATTCTTGCTAACTTGAAAGATGAATTTCAGGAAAATTATCAAAATTTAAAATACAAAGATTCTATCTTAAAAATAACCATCAAAAATTTGGAAACCGTATTTGATGAATTACATGAGAAAGAAAAATCATATAGGGATGAAGAACTGGATAATATACTTTCACTGGCTCTTGGAAGCCCCACATGGGTTCCAAGTGAATTTATATTAAATGACCTGAAAAGTTCGGGGAACCTTACGAAACTGCAGAACGATAGGCTTAAAAAACTGCTGTATGAATGGTCGAGATTTTTCAGCGAACTTGATGAAACACAAAAAATGATCGAAGATTCAAATACACAACTCATCAATTATATTAAAAACAATGGTTCCCTGAGAAACATTGACATAAACAATGCATCATTTAATTATGAAAAGAGTCAACTTATAAAGACCAATGACCATTTGCTCCTGGATCCCATTTTTGAAAATTATGTAGATGACAAATTATATGTATTGAATGAGGCTTTGAAACAATTTAAACAGGCTGAAGAGCTCATACTTGAAATTTTGGATGCCACGGCATCAGAATCTGAATAA
- a CDS encoding glutamine amidotransferase: MKKILILQMRPENETCESEFESILKVGKINRDSVDRIRVEQLDKFQIDLNNYSAIIAGGSPFDVSCPEEKKTATQRNIESFFNSLFDKLITMDFPFLGICSGNGLLGNYYGTTISTKYSEPIGSINVTLSEEGVKDPLLIGLPKKFLALAGHKEACDEVPSNAVLLASSPACHVQMFRIKKNIYAAQFHPEADEDEFILRIKIYKNHGYFHPEQADELISNLKNVQTPVPKEILRRFVSRYQ, from the coding sequence ATGAAAAAAATTCTCATTTTACAGATGCGGCCCGAAAATGAAACTTGCGAAAGTGAGTTTGAATCGATTTTAAAAGTTGGCAAAATCAATAGAGATTCCGTTGATCGAATTCGAGTAGAACAGCTTGATAAGTTTCAAATTGACCTTAATAATTATAGTGCTATAATAGCCGGAGGAAGCCCTTTTGATGTTTCCTGCCCGGAAGAAAAAAAGACTGCCACTCAGCGAAATATTGAATCCTTTTTTAACAGTTTATTTGATAAGTTAATTACAATGGATTTCCCCTTTCTGGGAATCTGCTCGGGCAACGGATTGTTAGGAAACTACTACGGTACCACGATATCCACGAAATACTCCGAGCCCATTGGCAGTATAAATGTTACCCTTTCTGAAGAAGGGGTAAAAGATCCTTTACTAATTGGTCTGCCCAAAAAATTTCTTGCCTTAGCGGGCCACAAAGAAGCTTGTGATGAGGTACCCTCAAATGCTGTGCTATTAGCTTCTTCACCAGCTTGCCACGTCCAAATGTTTCGTATTAAGAAAAATATCTATGCAGCACAATTTCATCCTGAGGCTGATGAAGATGAATTCATTTTAAGAATAAAGATCTATAAGAATCACGGTTATTTCCATCCTGAACAGGCCGATGAACTGATCTCGAATCTTAAGAACGTTCAAACTCCCGTCCCCAAAGAAATTTTGAGACGATTCGTTTCCAGATATCAATAG
- a CDS encoding S9 family peptidase has product MKKVFFILACLINGFAFGQQNLDYQKPPQEILELVDIQRAPWVLLNEDKDFMVLIYRDQYKSIEDLSKSELRLAGLRIDPKTNIGSRTTYYNNIQVKDLTKKESQQTQVSGLPANAKLSNFTWSPDQTKMAMTNTVKEGVELWVLDLETASIKKLTDASINANMGYVLNWFEDGNSLLVKMISADRSGLIDTRTVVPTGPTISVNEGKKAQNRTYQDLLKNKNDEHNFEQLALSELYKIGLDGSKNKWSKSSMYHRISFSPDGNYVMVTSIDKPFSYLVPYRRFPSTTSIYDKEGNLIEVVSKVPLIEDLPKGFMAVREGKREFGWRNDKPSTLVYIKALDKGDPEVATDHRDEVFQLDAPFKGEGQSVLKTENRFYNLFWGNDDIAIAYDYWWNTRNMKTYVFDPSDNTKQPKKIFDRNYQDQYNDPGDFVMKRNDMGSEVLALSNGSAYLLGDGYTENGQFPFLDQMDLNSGDTKRLYISEMDDKVESLQEFDPKTKQLVVRIESPSAYPNFFFRSLKKNKLTQLTFNENPFKSITGGYKEVIKYKRDDGLELSGTLYLPVGYDMEQKEKLPLLIWAYPEEFKDRSSAGQNIKNQNKFTYPSYGSMIYWITQGYTVLDDASFPIIGEGEEEPNDTFRSQLVANAKAAIDAVDALGFIDRDRVAVGGHSYGAFMVANLLAHSDLFAAGIARSGAYNRTLTPFGFQREERNYWEAPDVYYTMSPFMHAEKVNEPILLVHGEADNNSGTYPMQSERYFNALKGLGATARLVILPKESHGYRAKESILHVLWEQDQWLDKYVKNRKEPSRME; this is encoded by the coding sequence ATGAAAAAAGTATTCTTCATTCTAGCTTGCTTGATCAATGGCTTTGCATTTGGCCAACAGAATTTGGATTATCAGAAACCTCCTCAAGAAATATTAGAACTTGTTGATATTCAAAGAGCTCCATGGGTTCTTCTCAATGAGGATAAGGATTTCATGGTATTGATATACAGGGACCAATACAAATCAATTGAAGACCTATCCAAGAGTGAATTAAGGTTAGCCGGGCTGCGAATAGACCCTAAAACGAATATTGGAAGTCGAACCACTTATTATAATAATATCCAGGTGAAGGACTTAACTAAAAAAGAAAGCCAACAGACACAGGTTTCGGGACTTCCCGCCAATGCGAAACTGTCAAACTTTACCTGGTCACCTGATCAGACAAAAATGGCGATGACCAATACGGTAAAAGAAGGGGTGGAGTTATGGGTTCTTGACTTGGAAACGGCAAGTATCAAGAAGCTTACCGATGCCAGCATTAATGCAAATATGGGCTATGTTCTTAATTGGTTCGAGGACGGGAACTCTTTGCTTGTGAAAATGATCTCAGCCGACAGAAGCGGGTTAATTGATACCAGGACAGTCGTTCCAACAGGACCCACTATTTCTGTTAATGAAGGGAAGAAGGCCCAGAACAGAACATATCAGGACTTGCTTAAAAATAAAAATGATGAGCATAATTTTGAGCAACTGGCCTTATCTGAATTGTATAAAATCGGCCTGGACGGATCGAAGAATAAATGGAGCAAGAGTAGCATGTATCACCGGATTTCATTTTCTCCCGATGGTAATTATGTCATGGTTACAAGTATAGATAAACCTTTTTCGTATTTGGTTCCTTACAGAAGATTTCCATCCACTACGTCCATATACGATAAGGAGGGAAATCTGATTGAAGTTGTATCGAAAGTGCCGCTGATAGAGGATTTACCAAAGGGATTTATGGCGGTTAGAGAAGGAAAAAGGGAATTTGGGTGGAGAAACGATAAACCTTCTACCCTTGTTTATATTAAAGCTTTAGATAAAGGCGATCCTGAGGTTGCCACAGACCATAGGGATGAGGTTTTCCAACTTGACGCCCCTTTCAAGGGTGAAGGTCAAAGTGTTTTAAAGACGGAAAACAGATTTTATAACTTGTTCTGGGGAAATGATGATATAGCCATAGCCTATGATTACTGGTGGAATACACGTAACATGAAAACCTATGTTTTTGATCCTTCAGATAACACGAAGCAACCAAAAAAAATATTTGATCGAAACTATCAGGACCAGTATAACGATCCGGGCGATTTCGTAATGAAAAGGAATGATATGGGAAGCGAGGTTTTGGCTCTTTCAAATGGATCCGCTTATTTGTTAGGGGATGGTTACACCGAAAATGGGCAGTTTCCATTTTTAGATCAGATGGATCTAAATTCAGGCGACACCAAAAGGTTATATATATCTGAAATGGACGACAAGGTTGAATCTCTTCAGGAATTCGACCCTAAGACCAAACAGTTGGTGGTTAGAATAGAGTCACCCTCGGCCTATCCAAATTTCTTTTTCAGAAGTTTAAAAAAGAATAAACTGACTCAGCTCACTTTTAATGAGAACCCTTTTAAGAGCATAACGGGAGGATACAAAGAAGTTATTAAATATAAGAGAGATGACGGACTCGAACTTTCGGGAACTCTATATCTTCCTGTTGGATATGACATGGAACAGAAGGAAAAGTTACCCCTGCTAATCTGGGCCTATCCGGAAGAATTCAAAGACAGGTCCAGTGCAGGACAAAACATCAAGAATCAGAATAAATTCACATATCCTTCTTATGGGTCCATGATTTACTGGATCACTCAAGGGTATACGGTTTTAGACGATGCTTCATTTCCAATTATTGGAGAAGGCGAGGAGGAACCCAATGATACCTTCAGGTCGCAGTTGGTGGCTAACGCAAAAGCGGCCATAGACGCTGTGGATGCCTTGGGATTTATTGATAGAGACAGGGTTGCCGTTGGCGGACACAGTTACGGGGCATTTATGGTTGCTAATCTTCTTGCTCATTCTGACTTGTTTGCGGCTGGGATAGCCCGAAGCGGAGCTTATAACCGAACGCTGACTCCATTTGGATTTCAAAGGGAGGAAAGAAACTACTGGGAAGCCCCTGATGTTTATTATACCATGTCACCGTTTATGCATGCCGAAAAGGTAAATGAACCAATTTTACTGGTTCACGGAGAGGCAGACAACAATTCAGGAACCTATCCGATGCAAAGTGAAAGATATTTCAATGCCTTAAAAGGATTAGGAGCAACCGCACGTCTTGTCATTTTACCCAAGGAAAGTCACGGCTACAGAGCAAAGGAAAGTATACTTCACGTTTTATGGGAACAGGATCAATGGTTGGATAAATATGTAAAGAACAGGAAAGAACCTTCACGTATGGAATGA
- a CDS encoding aminotransferase class V-fold PLP-dependent enzyme, whose amino-acid sequence MTLDLEFVRKQFPAFNEPSLEGWAFFENAGGSYPCKQVINRLTDFYMKNKVQVNYPYPASMLAGRLMDASYTRMADYLNVDPTEVHFGPSTTQNIYVLANAMRPMWENGDEIIVSCQDHEANAGAWRRLADRGIIIKEWHVDPDTGLLSLEVLDSLISTRTKMVAFPHCSNVIGHINPVKAISQRAHDYGALSVVDGVGYAPHGFPDLKELGADIYLFSLYKTFGPHLGLMYVDKELIGKMENQSHFFKKGITRSMLTPAGPDHAQIAAASGILDYFDLVYEHHFKEQANPAVRNRAVNSLFQNHETKLLERLLGFLKSRDDVQIVGPDTSKERAPIVSIIPRKKNIKKVYANLTEHKLMLGMGNFYAVRPLDDMKIPRQPGVIRISFLHYTSMEDIDQLIEGLKNAL is encoded by the coding sequence ATGACACTTGATTTAGAATTTGTAAGAAAACAGTTTCCCGCCTTTAATGAACCTTCCCTTGAGGGGTGGGCTTTTTTTGAAAATGCCGGAGGGTCCTATCCCTGCAAACAAGTCATTAACAGACTCACTGATTTTTATATGAAGAATAAGGTGCAGGTCAATTACCCGTATCCAGCCTCGATGCTGGCAGGCAGGTTAATGGATGCTTCCTATACAAGGATGGCGGATTATTTGAATGTAGATCCAACAGAAGTTCATTTTGGCCCTTCAACTACCCAGAATATTTATGTGTTGGCCAACGCGATGCGTCCGATGTGGGAAAATGGTGATGAAATCATTGTTTCTTGTCAGGATCACGAAGCCAATGCAGGCGCCTGGAGAAGACTGGCAGATCGCGGTATAATAATTAAAGAATGGCATGTTGATCCTGATACCGGATTGTTAAGCCTTGAAGTGCTGGATTCCTTGATTTCCACGCGAACAAAAATGGTGGCTTTTCCTCATTGTTCGAATGTAATTGGACATATTAACCCTGTAAAAGCTATTAGTCAAAGAGCCCATGATTATGGAGCGCTTTCCGTAGTTGACGGAGTTGGTTATGCCCCTCATGGATTCCCTGACCTAAAAGAACTGGGAGCAGATATTTATCTGTTTTCCTTATACAAGACATTTGGTCCTCATTTGGGCTTGATGTATGTTGACAAGGAATTGATCGGTAAAATGGAAAACCAAAGCCATTTTTTTAAGAAGGGAATTACGCGAAGCATGCTGACCCCTGCAGGCCCGGACCATGCCCAAATTGCTGCGGCTAGTGGAATACTGGATTATTTTGACTTGGTTTATGAACATCATTTTAAGGAACAGGCCAATCCTGCTGTACGAAACCGCGCCGTAAATAGTTTGTTTCAAAATCATGAGACCAAACTTCTTGAACGATTACTTGGCTTTCTTAAAAGCCGTGATGATGTCCAGATTGTAGGACCCGATACTTCGAAAGAAAGAGCCCCAATCGTTTCTATTATTCCACGAAAGAAAAATATTAAAAAGGTTTATGCCAATTTAACAGAACACAAGTTGATGCTGGGAATGGGTAATTTTTATGCAGTGCGACCACTCGATGACATGAAAATCCCAAGACAACCGGGTGTGATCCGAATTTCCTTTCTTCATTACACAAGTATGGAAGACATTGATCAACTTATTGAGGGGTTAAAAAATGCGCTGTAA
- a CDS encoding DUF2391 family protein, whose protein sequence is MDKKDTNYNVLKRISGTLHRVVPVADQSGKIISYALKPFMCEFRAQDIIQVIIGAALLAMPVCLTEEAWTLGEVLPTKNVVYIAIASTVMISIFVYYNIYRSNFRNYIFHFFYRVVGTYLISLIVVALILLILDKFPWESDRILAIKTVIIVTFPASLGGTLSDMIK, encoded by the coding sequence ATGGATAAAAAAGACACAAATTATAACGTCCTTAAACGAATTAGCGGGACATTGCACAGAGTTGTCCCTGTCGCGGATCAATCTGGCAAGATCATCAGTTATGCCTTAAAACCTTTTATGTGCGAGTTTAGGGCCCAGGATATCATTCAGGTAATCATTGGAGCCGCATTACTTGCGATGCCAGTATGTTTAACAGAAGAGGCATGGACTTTAGGAGAAGTGTTACCTACAAAAAATGTTGTTTACATAGCTATTGCCTCTACGGTCATGATCTCAATTTTTGTTTATTACAATATTTACCGATCGAATTTCAGAAATTATATCTTCCATTTTTTTTATCGAGTTGTAGGAACCTATTTGATCTCGCTGATAGTAGTGGCCCTCATCTTGCTCATTTTGGATAAATTCCCTTGGGAATCAGATAGAATTTTAGCGATTAAGACCGTGATCATCGTAACCTTTCCAGCATCTTTAGGAGGTACTCTTAGCGATATGATCAAATAA
- a CDS encoding DUF2784 domain-containing protein, translating to MPESLLKFLDVFFFGFHSILILFNVFGWMVPRWRFANLISLCLTAFSWFILGIWFGWGYCICTDWHWQVREMLGYDNPSSSYIHFLILKLTHINFPKNLIDTFTAILFFAAFTISIYLNVRKWNKRKKETLK from the coding sequence ATGCCAGAATCACTTCTTAAATTTTTAGATGTATTCTTTTTTGGATTTCATTCAATTCTGATTCTTTTCAATGTTTTTGGGTGGATGGTCCCTCGATGGCGTTTTGCGAATTTGATCTCTCTTTGCCTTACTGCTTTTTCATGGTTCATCCTGGGAATATGGTTTGGCTGGGGTTATTGTATTTGCACAGACTGGCACTGGCAAGTAAGAGAAATGCTGGGTTATGATAATCCGAGTTCTTCCTACATTCATTTTCTTATACTCAAACTAACCCATATTAATTTCCCTAAAAATTTGATTGACACCTTTACGGCTATCTTGTTTTTCGCTGCCTTTACAATCAGTATCTATTTAAATGTTCGAAAATGGAATAAGAGAAAAAAAGAAACCCTAAAATAA
- a CDS encoding pyruvate, water dikinase regulatory protein: MRDRTNKAVSIFVVSGGKGVTGHTIVQTLIIQYPENKLNVKLIPDVRTEEKVLEVIKKVKDANGILTHTMVNSDMRSFLIEECEKQEVKQADLMGGLANIIENDYGLPSLNTPGLYHKINAQYYKRIEAMEYTLHHDDGLNAQDLRKADIVVTGVSRCGKTPLSVYMSMFGWKVANIPLVKGIDPPKELFEIDKNRVFGLNINLNHLVIQRQKRWKGIGNLSNMNYTDTKTVGQELQYAKFLFKRGGFTQINISNKAIESTANEIIGLIIDRFGEENQFIED; this comes from the coding sequence ATGAGGGACAGAACGAATAAGGCAGTATCCATTTTTGTCGTTTCCGGTGGTAAAGGTGTAACCGGACATACTATAGTTCAAACTCTAATTATTCAATATCCTGAAAACAAACTAAATGTAAAATTGATTCCGGATGTACGCACTGAAGAAAAGGTTCTTGAAGTCATTAAAAAAGTCAAAGATGCCAATGGAATACTTACCCATACCATGGTAAATTCTGACATGCGCAGCTTCCTTATCGAGGAGTGTGAAAAGCAAGAAGTAAAACAGGCTGATCTGATGGGGGGCCTGGCTAATATTATAGAAAATGACTACGGCCTTCCATCTTTAAATACGCCGGGGCTGTATCATAAAATCAATGCCCAATATTATAAGAGAATTGAAGCGATGGAATATACACTGCATCACGATGATGGGCTTAATGCTCAGGATCTTAGAAAAGCAGATATTGTGGTTACAGGCGTATCAAGATGCGGAAAAACACCTTTGAGTGTTTATATGTCCATGTTTGGTTGGAAGGTGGCTAATATCCCTTTGGTTAAAGGCATCGATCCTCCTAAAGAGTTATTTGAAATTGATAAAAATCGGGTTTTTGGCTTGAATATAAATTTGAACCATTTAGTGATCCAAAGACAGAAGCGATGGAAAGGGATCGGTAATTTATCCAATATGAACTACACGGATACGAAAACAGTTGGCCAGGAGCTGCAGTATGCAAAGTTCCTCTTTAAAAGAGGAGGTTTCACGCAAATCAACATTTCGAATAAGGCAATTGAATCTACGGCAAATGAAATAATTGGACTCATCATTGACCGTTTTGGTGAAGAAAACCAATTTATCGAGGATTGA
- a CDS encoding head GIN domain-containing protein — protein MKHPIIILLLACITLTSSCSSDDTIIGSGNLITESREVDAFTKVSSEGVFEVTITQGSTQSVEIRADDNIMNRVKTKVINNELQLYLDEGFNYSGIAIDAHIIATDMNGITNTGVGNMKVSNLDESEAFSIENFGTGNISIDGKATDLKVLNEGSGDISAFDLQVENASIEIEGSGSVETHCSDNLNVTVVGSGNVFYKGNPSINTSITGSGNVIDSN, from the coding sequence ATGAAACATCCAATTATAATATTACTACTAGCCTGTATTACATTAACCTCTTCCTGCTCTTCGGATGATACAATCATTGGCTCGGGTAATCTGATTACAGAATCCAGAGAAGTTGATGCCTTTACAAAAGTCAGCAGTGAAGGAGTGTTTGAAGTAACGATCACTCAAGGAAGTACTCAGTCGGTTGAAATACGTGCTGACGATAATATCATGAATCGGGTAAAGACAAAAGTCATTAATAATGAACTCCAGCTTTACTTGGATGAAGGTTTTAATTACAGCGGAATTGCAATCGATGCTCATATCATTGCTACGGATATGAATGGGATCACAAACACGGGTGTCGGAAACATGAAGGTTTCCAATTTGGATGAGAGTGAAGCTTTTTCAATTGAAAATTTCGGTACGGGAAATATCTCGATTGACGGAAAGGCAACCGATTTAAAAGTACTAAACGAAGGATCAGGCGATATTTCGGCTTTTGATCTGCAGGTGGAGAACGCTTCCATTGAAATTGAAGGCTCAGGGTCTGTTGAAACCCATTGTTCCGATAACCTGAATGTAACTGTCGTTGGTAGTGGAAATGTGTTTTATAAAGGAAACCCTTCAATTAATACAAGCATAACCGGCTCAGGGAATGTAATAGACTCCAACTGA
- a CDS encoding TonB-dependent receptor domain-containing protein has product MSSVKYMILVLFVAAVNSLLAQNNAITVTGKIVEEINEEPVPFATVLIRDSESNENITGTTSDEEGKFILQAASSKFSLEISFIGFENMIVSEFAIEGGEAKLGVIRLKKINTVLDEVELRAEKSSTEFKLDRRVFNVGKDLSSTGMGALELLNNVPSVNVSIEGEVSLRGSSGVQILIDGKPSIIADDPANTLSSITAEMIERIEVITNPSAKYDAEGTSGILNIVLKKDDKTGMNGSVTINTGIPDNHSIGFSLNRRTEKFNLFTQLGVGYRSLPRENENSNQDLVNNTTVNSTGTEYRNENFYNIILGSDYYINELNVITLSGNYAYEIEDQPSETNFSYFDSSGDLVSSWIREETTEATNPKWQFDLQFKREFEDSEDHLLLFSTQGRFFGKDQASEFEVTPTEGDLEFNDQQTETEFQQAEYIFKLDYTKPFSERITMELGSQYFISDVGNDYTVRNLIDGEWVTDPNLTNNFEFDQKVFGVYGTFAYEGDVWGFKGGLRLENTDLQTFLTDTEERNSQYYTDLFPSAHISYKLSDVTSFQLGYSSRIYRPRLWDLNPFFNIRNDFVIRKGNPYLQPEYTDSFELTSILVFEKISLNAGVYYIYTTDVIERVTTFEDNVSITTPENVGTNQRIGFEANFKYSPIKWFTLNGDFNYGYFKRLGEFEDQSFDFTGDQWTSRLTGKFKLPAQFELEIISNHRSSFQNIQSEISSVTFADLGLRKKISKGKLVLNFSIRDIFASRNREIMTSGDDFYVYSNSLRGRFVTLGLSYGFGKGEAMTYSGRRR; this is encoded by the coding sequence ATGAGTTCCGTAAAATATATGATTCTGGTTTTGTTTGTAGCCGCGGTTAATTCGCTTTTGGCTCAGAACAATGCTATCACCGTAACCGGTAAAATTGTGGAAGAAATCAATGAAGAACCTGTGCCCTTTGCTACAGTTTTGATAAGGGATTCCGAATCCAATGAAAATATTACCGGAACAACCAGTGATGAAGAAGGGAAGTTTATCCTTCAGGCGGCAAGTTCAAAATTTAGCTTGGAAATTAGTTTTATCGGTTTTGAAAACATGATTGTTTCTGAATTCGCTATCGAAGGAGGTGAGGCTAAATTAGGTGTTATTAGGCTGAAAAAGATCAATACTGTCCTTGATGAGGTTGAATTAAGAGCCGAAAAGTCTTCAACTGAATTTAAGCTCGATCGAAGAGTTTTTAATGTAGGAAAAGATTTGAGTTCAACCGGAATGGGAGCTCTTGAATTGCTTAATAATGTTCCCTCGGTGAATGTAAGTATTGAAGGTGAAGTCAGTTTAAGAGGAAGCTCAGGCGTTCAGATCCTTATTGACGGAAAACCTTCGATTATTGCAGATGATCCGGCCAATACGCTGAGTTCAATAACTGCAGAAATGATCGAAAGAATAGAGGTGATTACGAATCCATCTGCAAAATACGATGCAGAAGGAACTTCAGGAATTTTGAATATTGTTCTGAAAAAGGATGATAAGACTGGAATGAACGGGTCCGTAACCATAAATACGGGTATTCCAGACAACCATAGTATTGGATTTAGTCTTAATCGCAGAACGGAAAAGTTCAATCTATTTACGCAGCTTGGAGTTGGTTACAGGTCCTTGCCGAGAGAAAATGAAAACAGCAATCAGGATCTGGTGAACAACACCACAGTTAACAGTACAGGGACCGAGTATCGCAACGAAAATTTTTACAATATTATTTTAGGAAGTGACTACTATATCAACGAACTCAATGTAATAACCCTTTCGGGAAATTATGCTTATGAAATTGAAGATCAGCCTTCAGAAACGAATTTCAGTTATTTTGACAGTTCCGGAGATTTAGTGTCGTCCTGGATACGTGAAGAGACCACAGAAGCGACAAACCCCAAATGGCAGTTTGATTTACAATTCAAAAGGGAATTTGAAGATTCAGAAGATCATCTATTACTGTTCAGTACCCAGGGTCGATTTTTTGGCAAGGACCAGGCTTCGGAGTTTGAGGTGACCCCGACAGAGGGAGATCTCGAATTTAATGATCAACAAACCGAAACTGAATTTCAGCAGGCGGAATATATCTTTAAACTGGATTACACCAAACCCTTTTCAGAACGTATAACCATGGAACTTGGTTCACAGTATTTTATCAGTGACGTTGGGAATGACTACACGGTTCGAAATTTGATCGACGGGGAATGGGTTACTGACCCCAATCTTACCAATAATTTTGAGTTTGATCAAAAGGTTTTCGGAGTTTACGGCACCTTTGCTTATGAGGGGGATGTCTGGGGGTTCAAGGGCGGTCTTCGATTGGAGAACACCGATCTTCAGACTTTTTTGACGGATACGGAAGAGAGGAACAGTCAGTACTATACGGATTTGTTTCCAAGTGCGCATATCTCCTATAAACTATCCGATGTCACCTCATTTCAACTGGGTTATTCCTCAAGAATATATCGGCCAAGGCTCTGGGATCTAAACCCTTTTTTCAATATCAGGAATGATTTTGTAATAAGAAAAGGAAACCCTTACTTGCAGCCGGAGTATACAGATTCGTTTGAACTTACAAGTATTCTTGTATTTGAAAAAATCTCCTTAAATGCTGGAGTTTACTATATCTATACTACTGATGTTATTGAACGCGTTACCACCTTTGAGGATAATGTGAGTATTACTACTCCGGAAAACGTTGGTACGAATCAGCGCATCGGATTTGAGGCCAATTTCAAATACAGCCCCATCAAATGGTTTACCCTGAACGGAGACTTCAATTATGGCTATTTCAAGCGACTTGGTGAGTTTGAAGACCAGTCTTTCGATTTTACAGGCGATCAATGGACCTCGAGATTGACGGGTAAGTTTAAATTACCTGCCCAGTTCGAACTGGAAATTATAAGTAATCACAGATCCTCCTTTCAAAACATTCAAAGTGAGATATCCAGTGTGACTTTTGCGGATCTGGGTTTAAGAAAAAAAATCTCCAAAGGAAAACTGGTCCTGAATTTTAGTATACGCGATATTTTCGCTTCAAGAAACCGGGAAATAATGACCTCCGGTGATGATTTTTATGTCTACAGCAACAGTCTTAGAGGGCGTTTTGTAACGCTGGGTCTGAGTTACGGATTTGGGAAAGGGGAAGCTATGACTTACTCAGGAAGAAGGCGTTAG